A window of Pusillimonas sp. T7-7 contains these coding sequences:
- the purN gene encoding phosphoribosylglycinamide formyltransferase, whose product MDVSSSPACRIVVLISGRGSNMQTIVNTVQERSLPAAVSAVIANKADAAGLEWAQARGIRTAVVPHRDYDSREAFDTALAEAIDAHQPHYVLLAGFMRVLTPAFVERFNGRLINIHPSLLPAFPGLHTHQQALAMGVQWHGCTIHFVTPVLDHGPIVAQGVVPVLADDTPDDLASRVLQVEHRMYADVVGWLAQGRVSLDAMQRVQVSGVASRSFVLTPDGVASSE is encoded by the coding sequence TTGGACGTTTCTTCTTCACCCGCCTGCCGCATCGTGGTACTGATATCCGGGCGCGGCTCCAATATGCAAACCATCGTCAACACGGTGCAAGAGCGCAGCCTGCCAGCCGCGGTGTCGGCCGTTATCGCCAATAAGGCCGATGCCGCCGGCCTGGAGTGGGCCCAGGCGCGCGGCATTCGGACGGCGGTGGTGCCGCATCGCGATTACGATAGCCGCGAGGCCTTCGATACAGCGCTGGCCGAAGCCATTGACGCCCACCAGCCCCATTATGTGTTGCTGGCCGGCTTCATGCGTGTGCTGACGCCGGCCTTTGTTGAACGGTTCAATGGCCGCCTGATCAATATTCATCCCTCATTGCTGCCTGCGTTCCCAGGCTTGCATACGCATCAGCAGGCGCTGGCCATGGGTGTACAGTGGCATGGCTGCACCATACACTTTGTGACCCCCGTGCTGGATCACGGCCCCATCGTGGCGCAGGGCGTGGTGCCGGTGCTGGCCGACGACACGCCCGACGACCTGGCCAGCCGCGTGCTGCAGGTCGAACACAGAATGTATGCCGACGTGGTAGGCTGGCTGGCTCAGGGGCGAGTGTCGCTCGACGCCATGCAGCGCGTGCAGGTGTCTGGTGTTGCCAGCCGCTCCTTTGTCCTGACGCCCGATGGCGTTGCTTCATCCGAATAG
- the lspA gene encoding signal peptidase II encodes MPDTQRHSQASAHKRSPRALQFWAWLAGALVIIVLDQITKVYFDQALQYGERWHVLPFFDFTLLYNPGAAFSFLADGQGWQRWLFTAIALGAIGLIVHLLRRSPEQRLFCASLTCILGGAIGNVIDRIQHGHVIDFLLFYWDSWYFPAFNIADIAITCGAILLVLDEILRMRREKRKTHSTN; translated from the coding sequence ATGCCTGATACTCAGCGCCACAGCCAGGCCTCGGCTCACAAGCGCTCACCCCGGGCCCTGCAGTTCTGGGCCTGGCTGGCCGGCGCGCTGGTGATCATCGTGCTCGATCAGATCACCAAGGTTTATTTTGATCAGGCGCTGCAATATGGCGAGCGCTGGCATGTGCTGCCCTTTTTTGACTTCACGCTGTTGTACAACCCCGGCGCTGCCTTCAGCTTTCTGGCCGACGGCCAAGGCTGGCAACGCTGGCTGTTCACGGCGATCGCCCTGGGGGCCATAGGCCTGATCGTCCACCTGCTGCGCCGCAGCCCGGAACAGCGCCTGTTCTGTGCATCGCTGACGTGCATTCTGGGTGGTGCAATTGGTAACGTCATTGATCGCATACAGCATGGCCACGTCATTGATTTTTTGCTGTTTTATTGGGATAGTTGGTATTTCCCCGCCTTCAATATCGCAGACATAGCCATTACCTGTGGGGCCATCCTGCTGGTACTGGACGAAATTCTGCGCATGCGCCGCGAAAAGCGTAAAACGCACAGCACAAACTAA
- the coaBC gene encoding bifunctional phosphopantothenoylcysteine decarboxylase/phosphopantothenate--cysteine ligase CoaBC produces MLELANKRIVLGLTGGIACYKLAEFVRRAQDQGALIDVVMTEAATHFITPVTMQALSGRPVFVDAWDARIPNNMAHINLTRGADAILIAPASTDFIAKLAHGQANDLLSTLCVAKGGCPLLVAPAMNREMWLHPATQRNVAQLQADGAVILGPAEGDQACGEIGGGRMLEASELLAELIAYFQPKTLSGQRVLITAGPTSEKIDPVRVLTNRSSGKMGYAIAQAAREAGAQVVLVSGPTALDTPYGIRRINVESAAQMHAAVISEARNSDIFIAVAAVADWHVANASDSKLKKKADGQAPELQFSVNPDILADVAKMASAPFCVGFAAETENLHQNAEAKRQRKGVPLLVGNLAQQAMNADTTELVLFSAQGAQALPVLPKLGAARRLIQAIAQQASGAPQ; encoded by the coding sequence ATGCTGGAACTTGCAAACAAACGTATAGTCCTGGGCCTGACCGGGGGCATAGCCTGCTACAAGCTGGCCGAGTTCGTGCGCCGCGCACAAGATCAGGGCGCCCTGATTGACGTGGTCATGACCGAAGCCGCCACTCATTTCATCACGCCGGTGACCATGCAGGCGCTATCGGGCCGCCCGGTGTTCGTGGATGCCTGGGATGCGCGCATCCCCAACAACATGGCGCACATCAACCTTACACGCGGTGCAGACGCCATACTGATTGCACCAGCCAGTACCGATTTCATTGCCAAGCTGGCCCATGGCCAGGCCAATGACTTGCTGTCAACGCTATGCGTTGCCAAGGGCGGCTGCCCCTTGCTGGTGGCGCCCGCCATGAATCGAGAAATGTGGCTGCACCCTGCCACACAGCGCAATGTAGCGCAGTTGCAAGCAGACGGCGCAGTCATACTGGGGCCGGCCGAAGGCGATCAGGCCTGTGGCGAGATCGGCGGCGGGCGCATGCTCGAAGCCAGTGAGCTGCTTGCCGAACTGATCGCTTATTTCCAACCCAAGACCCTGTCCGGCCAGCGGGTGCTGATCACGGCCGGCCCCACCTCTGAAAAGATAGACCCGGTACGCGTACTGACCAACCGCTCGTCCGGTAAAATGGGTTATGCCATTGCACAGGCGGCCCGCGAAGCTGGCGCCCAGGTTGTGCTGGTGTCGGGGCCCACGGCGCTAGACACTCCTTACGGGATCAGGCGCATCAACGTCGAAAGCGCCGCCCAAATGCATGCCGCCGTCATCAGCGAAGCCCGCAACAGCGACATCTTCATTGCGGTAGCGGCGGTTGCCGACTGGCATGTAGCCAACGCCAGCGACAGCAAACTCAAGAAAAAAGCCGACGGCCAGGCGCCTGAACTGCAGTTTTCCGTCAACCCCGATATATTGGCCGACGTAGCCAAAATGGCCTCTGCACCTTTTTGCGTAGGCTTTGCCGCCGAAACCGAAAACCTGCACCAAAACGCTGAAGCCAAGCGCCAGCGCAAAGGGGTGCCGCTACTGGTCGGCAACCTGGCCCAACAAGCCATGAATGCGGACACCACCGAACTCGTATTGTTCAGCGCGCAAGGTGCGCAAGCATTGCCGGTTCTACCCAAGCTGGGTGCTGCACGCAGGCTGATCCAGGCAATCGCCCAACAAGCGTCGGGCGCCCCTCAGTAA
- a CDS encoding bifunctional riboflavin kinase/FAD synthetase codes for MKTSPTIYRTLPRHDSQQASAVTIGNFDGVHRGHQAILARVRKQALERGLAATVMTFDPHPRTYFARRGQRPELVPTQISSLRDKLTALAAHGLDQVILERFNQKMADMSAEDFIRHLLVQGLNTRWLLVGEDFRYGHKRSGDIELLRRAGQEHGFEVETIADVADEHGHRISSSELRTALAVGNLERAEHLLGHSYRLSGHVVHGQKLGRSIGYPTLNMKVPTQCALRSGIYVVRAHGLGPQAINGVASLGVRPTISHDGRLMLEVHLLDCHIDAYGKLTCVEFLEYLRDEEKFPDLPTMIAAIDNDAQSARDYFALHGL; via the coding sequence GTGAAAACATCTCCTACCATATATCGCACCCTGCCCCGTCACGACAGCCAGCAGGCCAGCGCCGTGACCATAGGCAACTTCGATGGCGTTCATCGCGGGCATCAGGCCATTCTTGCCCGCGTACGCAAACAGGCTCTTGAACGCGGGCTGGCGGCCACTGTCATGACCTTCGATCCGCACCCGCGTACCTATTTTGCACGGCGTGGCCAGCGACCTGAGCTCGTGCCCACTCAAATCAGCAGCCTGCGCGACAAGCTCACCGCCTTGGCGGCGCACGGGCTGGACCAGGTCATACTTGAGCGCTTCAACCAGAAGATGGCCGACATGTCGGCCGAGGACTTCATCCGGCATCTGCTGGTGCAAGGCTTGAATACCCGTTGGCTGCTGGTGGGTGAAGATTTTCGCTATGGGCACAAACGCAGCGGCGACATCGAGCTTTTGCGCCGTGCCGGGCAAGAGCACGGTTTTGAGGTCGAAACAATCGCCGATGTGGCCGACGAACATGGCCATCGCATTTCAAGCTCGGAACTTCGCACCGCCCTGGCGGTAGGAAACCTGGAACGCGCCGAACACCTGCTGGGCCACAGCTATCGCCTTAGCGGCCATGTGGTTCATGGCCAGAAGCTGGGCCGCAGCATAGGCTACCCCACGCTTAACATGAAAGTGCCCACCCAATGTGCGCTGCGCTCGGGCATTTATGTGGTACGGGCTCACGGCCTGGGACCGCAAGCCATCAACGGCGTGGCCAGCCTGGGCGTGCGGCCCACGATTTCGCACGACGGGCGCCTGATGCTGGAAGTACACCTGCTCGATTGCCATATAGACGCATACGGTAAACTCACGTGTGTTGAATTCCTTGAATATCTGCGGGATGAAGAAAAATTTCCCGACCTACCCACTATGATCGCCGCCATCGACAACGATGCGCAAAGCGCTCGCGACTATTTCGCCCTCCATGGACTATAG
- the ileS gene encoding isoleucine--tRNA ligase: MDYRNTLNLPDTPFPMRGDLARREPGWIAEWEEKKVYAAIREASKGRPKFILHDGPPYANGDIHIGHAVNKILKDIIIKSRAMAGYDAVYVPGWDCHGMPIEIQIEKKYGKHLPVAEVQAKARAYALEQIDRQRKDFKRLGVLGDWDNPYLTMNFGNEADELRALARIMEKGYVFRGLKPVNWCFDCGSALAEAEVEYADRKDPSVHVAFKFGDKQKLAYAFGLPEVDDGAIVIWTTTPWTLPSNQALNVHPEFDYALVKLDQPRSTGSMLLLAKDLVESCLEQWKLSGQVIATAKGDALTNLEFKHPLYDVHEGYQRMSPIYLGDYVTLDSGTGVVHSAPAYGIEDFVSCKAHGMNDDDIINPVMGDGHYAESLPLFGGMMIWKANPVIVEALQEAGSLLHTEPLSHSYMHCWRHKTPVIYRATSQWFAGMDRQPKTGKTLRETALEGVDNTEFYPAWGRARLHAMIANRPDWTLSRQRQWGVPMAFFVHKETGELHPRTPELMEQVAQRIEQHGIEAWQSLDPAELLGDEASQYEKNRDTLDVWFDSGTTHATVLGGQDHNVKGSHVNDLTWPADLYLEGSDQHRGWFHSSLLTGCMLYGRPPYKALLTHGFVVDGQGRKMSKSVGNVIAPQKVSDALGAEILRLWTASTDYSGELSISDEILKRVVEGYRRIRNTLKFLLGNLQDFNPAADAVEPEHLFEIDRYALAMTAAMQAEVLDCYKRYEFHPAVSRLQIFCSEDLGAFYLDVLKDRLYTAGKTSVARRSAQTAVYHVTHTLLKLLAPIVSFTAEEAWKDLHTHGEAPSIFTELFHALPDQVDAQLLRDKWSRLREIRAEAMRNIEAVRSTGEIGSSLAAELDIHASGNDHQLLTSLGDDLRFVLIVSRASVHQQADGNTLSIQVQPTHQPKCERCWHHREDVGVDPEHPAICGRCVSNLFGQGEARQHA, from the coding sequence ATGGACTATAGAAACACCCTGAATTTGCCCGATACACCCTTCCCCATGCGTGGCGACCTCGCCAGGCGGGAACCCGGCTGGATTGCCGAGTGGGAAGAAAAAAAGGTTTACGCAGCCATACGCGAAGCCAGCAAGGGCCGGCCCAAATTCATACTGCACGACGGCCCTCCGTATGCCAACGGTGATATTCACATCGGGCACGCGGTCAACAAGATTCTGAAAGACATTATTATCAAGAGCCGTGCCATGGCCGGCTACGATGCCGTCTACGTGCCGGGGTGGGACTGCCATGGCATGCCCATCGAAATACAGATCGAGAAAAAATACGGCAAGCACCTGCCCGTGGCTGAGGTACAGGCCAAGGCGCGTGCCTACGCGCTCGAGCAAATCGACCGCCAGCGCAAAGACTTCAAGCGGCTGGGCGTCCTGGGCGACTGGGACAATCCCTATCTGACCATGAACTTCGGTAATGAGGCCGACGAATTGCGCGCCTTGGCCCGCATCATGGAAAAGGGCTATGTATTTCGTGGCTTGAAGCCTGTGAACTGGTGTTTTGACTGCGGTTCGGCCCTGGCCGAGGCCGAGGTTGAATACGCCGACCGCAAAGATCCGTCGGTACACGTGGCGTTCAAGTTTGGCGACAAGCAAAAGCTGGCCTATGCTTTTGGCCTGCCCGAGGTCGACGACGGCGCCATTGTCATCTGGACCACTACACCCTGGACGCTGCCCTCCAATCAGGCCCTGAACGTACACCCCGAGTTCGATTATGCATTGGTCAAACTCGACCAGCCCCGCAGCACGGGCTCGATGCTGCTGCTGGCCAAAGACCTGGTCGAGTCTTGCCTGGAGCAATGGAAGCTGAGCGGCCAGGTCATTGCCACAGCCAAGGGCGATGCACTGACCAATCTTGAATTCAAGCACCCACTGTACGACGTGCACGAAGGCTACCAGCGCATGTCGCCCATCTATCTGGGCGACTACGTCACGCTCGACAGCGGCACCGGCGTGGTGCACTCGGCACCTGCCTACGGTATTGAAGACTTCGTATCTTGCAAAGCCCACGGCATGAACGATGACGACATCATCAACCCCGTCATGGGCGATGGCCACTACGCTGAAAGCCTGCCTTTGTTCGGCGGCATGATGATCTGGAAAGCTAACCCCGTCATCGTCGAAGCGCTGCAAGAAGCGGGCAGCCTGCTGCATACCGAACCTTTGTCGCACAGCTATATGCATTGCTGGCGCCATAAAACACCGGTGATCTATCGCGCCACCAGCCAATGGTTTGCAGGCATGGACCGCCAGCCCAAGACGGGCAAAACGCTGCGCGAGACCGCACTCGAGGGCGTGGACAACACCGAGTTCTATCCGGCCTGGGGCCGGGCCCGGCTGCATGCCATGATCGCCAACCGCCCCGACTGGACCTTGTCCAGGCAGCGTCAATGGGGTGTACCCATGGCGTTCTTCGTGCACAAGGAAACCGGCGAACTGCACCCGCGCACACCCGAGCTCATGGAACAGGTTGCACAACGCATCGAACAGCACGGCATTGAAGCCTGGCAGTCGCTGGACCCGGCCGAGCTGCTGGGTGACGAAGCCAGCCAGTACGAAAAAAACCGCGACACGCTGGACGTCTGGTTCGACTCAGGCACCACGCATGCAACCGTATTGGGCGGCCAAGACCACAATGTCAAAGGCTCGCATGTCAACGACCTGACCTGGCCTGCCGACCTGTACCTGGAAGGTTCGGATCAGCACCGGGGCTGGTTCCATTCTTCATTGCTCACTGGCTGCATGCTGTATGGCCGTCCGCCCTACAAGGCCTTGCTGACCCACGGTTTCGTGGTCGATGGCCAGGGCCGAAAAATGAGCAAATCGGTCGGCAACGTCATCGCGCCGCAAAAAGTGTCCGATGCGTTGGGCGCCGAGATTCTGCGGCTCTGGACGGCATCTACCGATTATTCAGGCGAGCTGTCGATTTCCGATGAAATATTGAAGCGTGTGGTTGAAGGCTATCGCCGCATACGCAATACCTTGAAGTTCCTGCTGGGCAATCTGCAAGACTTCAACCCGGCTGCCGATGCTGTCGAACCGGAGCACCTGTTCGAGATCGATCGCTATGCACTGGCCATGACGGCCGCCATGCAAGCCGAAGTCCTGGACTGCTACAAGCGCTACGAATTCCATCCCGCCGTATCGCGCCTGCAGATCTTCTGCTCCGAAGATCTGGGCGCCTTCTATCTGGATGTGCTGAAAGACCGCTTGTATACCGCGGGCAAAACCAGCGTGGCGCGCCGCTCGGCCCAGACCGCCGTGTATCACGTCACACACACCTTGCTGAAACTGTTGGCGCCCATTGTGTCATTTACCGCAGAAGAGGCCTGGAAAGACCTGCACACCCATGGCGAAGCGCCCAGCATCTTCACCGAACTGTTCCACGCCCTGCCCGATCAGGTCGATGCACAGTTGCTGCGTGACAAATGGAGCCGCCTGCGCGAGATCCGCGCCGAAGCCATGCGCAATATTGAAGCAGTGCGCAGCACCGGCGAAATCGGTTCATCGCTGGCAGCGGAGCTCGACATTCATGCCAGCGGCAACGACCATCAACTGCTGACCAGCCTGGGCGACGACTTGCGCTTTGTGTTGATCGTGTCGCGTGCAAGCGTGCATCAGCAAGCCGATGGCAACACCTTGAGCATACAGGTGCAGCCCACCCATCAGCCCAAGTGCGAGCGTTGCTGGCACCACCGGGAAGACGTCGGCGTCGACCCGGAACACCCAGCCATTTGCGGACGTTGTGTCAGCAATCTGTTCGGCCAGGGCGAAGCGCGTCAACATGCCTGA
- a CDS encoding DedA family protein, translating into MDQYIEYASTFIQTHQEWAGLILGLLAMGESLLVVGLAIPATALLMLVGGLVGSGTLEPAPIVAWGIAGAVLGDAISYYIGRLLGPKIIHSWPMNKQRRAVARARYFFYKYGVLTIFAGRFLGPLRSIVPSVAGVMRMPHLRFQIANIASAIIWIPVMLLPGYLAGRSVDAMHGNGMNFSLIFSAVLSVALALWIARAMMRKRRDPRSDKTP; encoded by the coding sequence ATGGACCAATATATAGAATATGCCAGCACTTTTATCCAGACGCACCAGGAATGGGCCGGACTCATCCTGGGCCTGCTGGCCATGGGTGAATCGCTCCTGGTCGTAGGTCTGGCCATTCCGGCCACAGCCCTGCTGATGCTGGTGGGCGGGCTGGTAGGCAGCGGTACGCTGGAGCCGGCGCCCATTGTCGCCTGGGGCATAGCGGGTGCTGTACTGGGCGATGCCATTTCGTATTACATAGGCCGCCTGCTTGGTCCAAAAATCATACATAGCTGGCCTATGAACAAACAACGGCGCGCCGTCGCGCGCGCACGCTACTTTTTTTACAAATATGGCGTATTGACCATATTCGCAGGCCGCTTTCTGGGGCCCTTGCGCTCAATCGTGCCCAGCGTGGCGGGCGTCATGCGCATGCCCCACCTGCGCTTCCAGATTGCCAATATTGCGTCCGCCATTATCTGGATACCCGTAATGCTGCTGCCCGGCTATCTGGCTGGCCGCAGTGTCGACGCCATGCATGGCAACGGCATGAATTTCAGCCTGATATTCAGCGCCGTACTGTCGGTCGCCCTTGCCCTGTGGATAGCACGCGCCATGATGCGCAAGCGCCGCGACCCCCGTTCCGACAAAACCCCTTGA